One window from the genome of Panthera leo isolate Ple1 chromosome D3, P.leo_Ple1_pat1.1, whole genome shotgun sequence encodes:
- the CXXC1 gene encoding CXXC-type zinc finger protein 1 isoform X3 yields MIGCDNCNEWFHGDCIRITEKMAKAIREWYCRDCREKDPKLEIRYRHKKSRERDSNERDGSEPRDEGGGRKRPAPDPDLQRRAGSGTGVGAMLARGSASPHKSSPQPLVATPSQHHQQQQQQQQQQQQIKRSARMCGECEACRRTEDCGHCDFCRDMKKFGGPNKIRQKCRLRQCQLRARESYKYFPSSLSPVTPSESLPRPRRPLPTQQQPQPSQKLGRIREDEGAVASSAVKEPPEATATPEPLSDEDLPLDPDLYQDFCAGAFDDHGLPWMSDTEESPFLDPALRKRAVKVKHVKRREKKSEKKKEERYKRHRQKQKHKDKWKHPERADAKDPASLPQCLGPGCVRPAQPGSKYCSDDCGMKLAANRIYEILPQRIQQWQQSPCIAEEHGKKLLERIRREQQSARTRLQEMERRFHELEAIILRAKQQAVREDEESNEGDSDDTDLQIFCVSCGHPINPRVALRHMERCYAKYESQTSFGSMYPTRIEGATRLFCDVYNPQSKTYCKRLQVLCPEHSRDPKVPADEVCGCPLVRDVFELTGDFCRLPKRQCNRHYCWEKLRRAEVDLERVRVWYKLDELFEQERNVRTAMTNRAGLLALMLHQTIQHDPLTTDLRSSADR; encoded by the exons ATGat CGGGTGTGACAACTGCAATGAGTGGTTCCATGGGGACTGCATCCGGATCACTGAGAAGATGGCCAAGGCCATCCGGGAGTGGTACTGTCGGGATTGCCGAG AGAAAGACCCCAAGCTGGAAATCCGTTATCGGCACAAGAAGTCACGGGAGCGGGACAGCAATGAGCGAGACGGCAGTGAGCCTCGGGATGAGGGTGGAGGGCGCAAGAGGCCTGCCCCGGATCCAGATCTGCAGCGCCGGGCGGGGTCAGGGACAGGGGTTGGGGCGATGCTTGCTCGGGGCTCTGCTTCGCCCCACAAATCCTCTCCACAGCCCTTGGTGGCCACACCCAGCCAG catcaccagcagcagcagcagcagcagcaacagcagcagcagatcAAACGGTCAGCCCGCATGTGTGGCGAGTGCGAGGCCTGCCGGCGCACTGAGGACTGTGGCCACTGTGACTTCTGTCGGGACATGAAGAAGTTTGGGGGCCCCAACAAGATCCGGCAGAAGTGCCGGCTGCGTCAGTGCCAGCTGCGGGCCCGG GAATCGTACAAGTACTTCCCTTCCTCG CTCTCGCCAGTGACGCCCTCAGAATCCCTGCCAAGGCCTCGCAGGCCACTGCCCAcccagcagcagccacagccatCACAGAAGCTGGGGCGCATCCGTGAGGACGAGGGGGCAGTGGCATCATCAGCGGTCAAGGAGCCACCTGAGGCTACGGCCACACCTGAGCCACTCTCAGACGAGGACCTACCACTGGATCCTGACCTGTACCAGGACTTCTGTGCAGGGGCCTTTGATGACCATGGCCTG CCCTGGATGAGTGACACAGAGGAGTCCCCGTTCTTGGATCCTGCCCTGCGGAAGAGGGCAGTGAAAGTGAAGCATGTAAAGCGTCGGGAGAAGAAGTCTGAGAAAAAG AAGGAAGAGAGATATAAGCGGCATCGGCAGAAGCAGAAGCACAAGGACAAATGGAAACACCCAGAACGTGCCGATGCCAAGGACCCTGCGTCGCTACCGCAGTGCCTGGGACCTGGCTGTGTGCGCCCTGCCCAGCCTGGCTCCAAGTATTGCTCAGATGACTGTGGCATGAAGCTGGCAGCCAA CCGCATCTACGAGATCCTCCCCCAGCGCATCCAGCAGTGGCAGCAGAGTCCCTGCATTGCTGAGGAGCACGGGAAGAAGCTGCTCGAACGTATTCGCCGTGAGCAGCAGAGTGCCCGCACCCGCCTCCAGGAAATGGAGCGCCGATTCCATGAGCTTGAGGCCATCATTCTTCGTGCCAAGCAGCAGGCTGTCCGTGAGGATGAGGAG AGCAATGAGGGTGACAGCGACGACACGGACCTGCAGATCTTCTGTGTCTCTTGCGGGCATCCCATCAACCCACGTGTTGCCTTGCGCCACATGGAGCGCTGCTACGCCAAG TATGAGAGCCAGACGTCCTTTGGGTCCATGTACCCCACACGCATTGAGGG AGCTACCCGACTCTTCTGTGATGTCTACAATCCTCAGAGCAAGACATACTGTAAGCGGCTCCAGGTGCTGTGCCCCGAGCACTCACGGGACCCCAAA GTGCCAGCTGATGAGGTATGCGGGTGCCCCCTTGTACGTGATGTCTTTGAGCTCACAGGTGACTTCTGCCGCCTGCCCAAGCGCCAGTGTAACCGCCACTACTGCTGGGAGAAGTTGCGGCGTGCTGAAGTCGATTTGGAGCGTGTGCGCGTG TGGTACAAGCTGGACGAGCTGTTTGAGCAGGAGCGCAACGTACGCACAGCCATGACTAATCGGGCAGGATTACTGGCCCTGATGCTGCATCAAACGATCCAGCATGACCCACTCACTACCGACCTGCGCTCCAGTGCTGACCGCTGA
- the CXXC1 gene encoding CXXC-type zinc finger protein 1 isoform X1 — protein MEGDGSDPEPPDAGEDSKSENGENAPIYCICRKPDINCFMIGCDNCNEWFHGDCIRITEKMAKAIREWYCRDCREKDPKLEIRYRHKKSRERDSNERDGSEPRDEGGGRKRPAPDPDLQRRAGSGTGVGAMLARGSASPHKSSPQPLVATPSQHHQQQQQQQQQQQQIKRSARMCGECEACRRTEDCGHCDFCRDMKKFGGPNKIRQKCRLRQCQLRARESYKYFPSSLSPVTPSESLPRPRRPLPTQQQPQPSQKLGRIREDEGAVASSAVKEPPEATATPEPLSDEDLPLDPDLYQDFCAGAFDDHGLPWMSDTEESPFLDPALRKRAVKVKHVKRREKKSEKKKEERYKRHRQKQKHKDKWKHPERADAKDPASLPQCLGPGCVRPAQPGSKYCSDDCGMKLAANRIYEILPQRIQQWQQSPCIAEEHGKKLLERIRREQQSARTRLQEMERRFHELEAIILRAKQQAVREDEESNEGDSDDTDLQIFCVSCGHPINPRVALRHMERCYAKYESQTSFGSMYPTRIEGATRLFCDVYNPQSKTYCKRLQVLCPEHSRDPKVPADEVCGCPLVRDVFELTGDFCRLPKRQCNRHYCWEKLRRAEVDLERVRVWYKLDELFEQERNVRTAMTNRAGLLALMLHQTIQHDPLTTDLRSSADR, from the exons ATG GAGGGTGACGGCTCAGACCCAGAGCCtccagatgctggagaggacagCAAATCGGAGAATGGGGAGAATGCACCCATCTACTGCATCTGCCGCAAACCAGATATCAACTGCTTCATGat CGGGTGTGACAACTGCAATGAGTGGTTCCATGGGGACTGCATCCGGATCACTGAGAAGATGGCCAAGGCCATCCGGGAGTGGTACTGTCGGGATTGCCGAG AGAAAGACCCCAAGCTGGAAATCCGTTATCGGCACAAGAAGTCACGGGAGCGGGACAGCAATGAGCGAGACGGCAGTGAGCCTCGGGATGAGGGTGGAGGGCGCAAGAGGCCTGCCCCGGATCCAGATCTGCAGCGCCGGGCGGGGTCAGGGACAGGGGTTGGGGCGATGCTTGCTCGGGGCTCTGCTTCGCCCCACAAATCCTCTCCACAGCCCTTGGTGGCCACACCCAGCCAG catcaccagcagcagcagcagcagcagcaacagcagcagcagatcAAACGGTCAGCCCGCATGTGTGGCGAGTGCGAGGCCTGCCGGCGCACTGAGGACTGTGGCCACTGTGACTTCTGTCGGGACATGAAGAAGTTTGGGGGCCCCAACAAGATCCGGCAGAAGTGCCGGCTGCGTCAGTGCCAGCTGCGGGCCCGG GAATCGTACAAGTACTTCCCTTCCTCG CTCTCGCCAGTGACGCCCTCAGAATCCCTGCCAAGGCCTCGCAGGCCACTGCCCAcccagcagcagccacagccatCACAGAAGCTGGGGCGCATCCGTGAGGACGAGGGGGCAGTGGCATCATCAGCGGTCAAGGAGCCACCTGAGGCTACGGCCACACCTGAGCCACTCTCAGACGAGGACCTACCACTGGATCCTGACCTGTACCAGGACTTCTGTGCAGGGGCCTTTGATGACCATGGCCTG CCCTGGATGAGTGACACAGAGGAGTCCCCGTTCTTGGATCCTGCCCTGCGGAAGAGGGCAGTGAAAGTGAAGCATGTAAAGCGTCGGGAGAAGAAGTCTGAGAAAAAG AAGGAAGAGAGATATAAGCGGCATCGGCAGAAGCAGAAGCACAAGGACAAATGGAAACACCCAGAACGTGCCGATGCCAAGGACCCTGCGTCGCTACCGCAGTGCCTGGGACCTGGCTGTGTGCGCCCTGCCCAGCCTGGCTCCAAGTATTGCTCAGATGACTGTGGCATGAAGCTGGCAGCCAA CCGCATCTACGAGATCCTCCCCCAGCGCATCCAGCAGTGGCAGCAGAGTCCCTGCATTGCTGAGGAGCACGGGAAGAAGCTGCTCGAACGTATTCGCCGTGAGCAGCAGAGTGCCCGCACCCGCCTCCAGGAAATGGAGCGCCGATTCCATGAGCTTGAGGCCATCATTCTTCGTGCCAAGCAGCAGGCTGTCCGTGAGGATGAGGAG AGCAATGAGGGTGACAGCGACGACACGGACCTGCAGATCTTCTGTGTCTCTTGCGGGCATCCCATCAACCCACGTGTTGCCTTGCGCCACATGGAGCGCTGCTACGCCAAG TATGAGAGCCAGACGTCCTTTGGGTCCATGTACCCCACACGCATTGAGGG AGCTACCCGACTCTTCTGTGATGTCTACAATCCTCAGAGCAAGACATACTGTAAGCGGCTCCAGGTGCTGTGCCCCGAGCACTCACGGGACCCCAAA GTGCCAGCTGATGAGGTATGCGGGTGCCCCCTTGTACGTGATGTCTTTGAGCTCACAGGTGACTTCTGCCGCCTGCCCAAGCGCCAGTGTAACCGCCACTACTGCTGGGAGAAGTTGCGGCGTGCTGAAGTCGATTTGGAGCGTGTGCGCGTG TGGTACAAGCTGGACGAGCTGTTTGAGCAGGAGCGCAACGTACGCACAGCCATGACTAATCGGGCAGGATTACTGGCCCTGATGCTGCATCAAACGATCCAGCATGACCCACTCACTACCGACCTGCGCTCCAGTGCTGACCGCTGA
- the CXXC1 gene encoding CXXC-type zinc finger protein 1 isoform X2, with the protein MEGDGSDPEPPDAGEDSKSENGENAPIYCICRKPDINCFMIGCDNCNEWFHGDCIRITEKMAKAIREWYCRDCREKDPKLEIRYRHKKSRERDSNERDGSEPRDEGGGRKRPAPDPDLQRRAGSGTGVGAMLARGSASPHKSSPQPLVATPSQHHQQQQQQQQQQQQIKRSARMCGECEACRRTEDCGHCDFCRDMKKFGGPNKIRQKCRLRQCQLRARLSPVTPSESLPRPRRPLPTQQQPQPSQKLGRIREDEGAVASSAVKEPPEATATPEPLSDEDLPLDPDLYQDFCAGAFDDHGLPWMSDTEESPFLDPALRKRAVKVKHVKRREKKSEKKKEERYKRHRQKQKHKDKWKHPERADAKDPASLPQCLGPGCVRPAQPGSKYCSDDCGMKLAANRIYEILPQRIQQWQQSPCIAEEHGKKLLERIRREQQSARTRLQEMERRFHELEAIILRAKQQAVREDEESNEGDSDDTDLQIFCVSCGHPINPRVALRHMERCYAKYESQTSFGSMYPTRIEGATRLFCDVYNPQSKTYCKRLQVLCPEHSRDPKVPADEVCGCPLVRDVFELTGDFCRLPKRQCNRHYCWEKLRRAEVDLERVRVWYKLDELFEQERNVRTAMTNRAGLLALMLHQTIQHDPLTTDLRSSADR; encoded by the exons ATG GAGGGTGACGGCTCAGACCCAGAGCCtccagatgctggagaggacagCAAATCGGAGAATGGGGAGAATGCACCCATCTACTGCATCTGCCGCAAACCAGATATCAACTGCTTCATGat CGGGTGTGACAACTGCAATGAGTGGTTCCATGGGGACTGCATCCGGATCACTGAGAAGATGGCCAAGGCCATCCGGGAGTGGTACTGTCGGGATTGCCGAG AGAAAGACCCCAAGCTGGAAATCCGTTATCGGCACAAGAAGTCACGGGAGCGGGACAGCAATGAGCGAGACGGCAGTGAGCCTCGGGATGAGGGTGGAGGGCGCAAGAGGCCTGCCCCGGATCCAGATCTGCAGCGCCGGGCGGGGTCAGGGACAGGGGTTGGGGCGATGCTTGCTCGGGGCTCTGCTTCGCCCCACAAATCCTCTCCACAGCCCTTGGTGGCCACACCCAGCCAG catcaccagcagcagcagcagcagcagcaacagcagcagcagatcAAACGGTCAGCCCGCATGTGTGGCGAGTGCGAGGCCTGCCGGCGCACTGAGGACTGTGGCCACTGTGACTTCTGTCGGGACATGAAGAAGTTTGGGGGCCCCAACAAGATCCGGCAGAAGTGCCGGCTGCGTCAGTGCCAGCTGCGGGCCCGG CTCTCGCCAGTGACGCCCTCAGAATCCCTGCCAAGGCCTCGCAGGCCACTGCCCAcccagcagcagccacagccatCACAGAAGCTGGGGCGCATCCGTGAGGACGAGGGGGCAGTGGCATCATCAGCGGTCAAGGAGCCACCTGAGGCTACGGCCACACCTGAGCCACTCTCAGACGAGGACCTACCACTGGATCCTGACCTGTACCAGGACTTCTGTGCAGGGGCCTTTGATGACCATGGCCTG CCCTGGATGAGTGACACAGAGGAGTCCCCGTTCTTGGATCCTGCCCTGCGGAAGAGGGCAGTGAAAGTGAAGCATGTAAAGCGTCGGGAGAAGAAGTCTGAGAAAAAG AAGGAAGAGAGATATAAGCGGCATCGGCAGAAGCAGAAGCACAAGGACAAATGGAAACACCCAGAACGTGCCGATGCCAAGGACCCTGCGTCGCTACCGCAGTGCCTGGGACCTGGCTGTGTGCGCCCTGCCCAGCCTGGCTCCAAGTATTGCTCAGATGACTGTGGCATGAAGCTGGCAGCCAA CCGCATCTACGAGATCCTCCCCCAGCGCATCCAGCAGTGGCAGCAGAGTCCCTGCATTGCTGAGGAGCACGGGAAGAAGCTGCTCGAACGTATTCGCCGTGAGCAGCAGAGTGCCCGCACCCGCCTCCAGGAAATGGAGCGCCGATTCCATGAGCTTGAGGCCATCATTCTTCGTGCCAAGCAGCAGGCTGTCCGTGAGGATGAGGAG AGCAATGAGGGTGACAGCGACGACACGGACCTGCAGATCTTCTGTGTCTCTTGCGGGCATCCCATCAACCCACGTGTTGCCTTGCGCCACATGGAGCGCTGCTACGCCAAG TATGAGAGCCAGACGTCCTTTGGGTCCATGTACCCCACACGCATTGAGGG AGCTACCCGACTCTTCTGTGATGTCTACAATCCTCAGAGCAAGACATACTGTAAGCGGCTCCAGGTGCTGTGCCCCGAGCACTCACGGGACCCCAAA GTGCCAGCTGATGAGGTATGCGGGTGCCCCCTTGTACGTGATGTCTTTGAGCTCACAGGTGACTTCTGCCGCCTGCCCAAGCGCCAGTGTAACCGCCACTACTGCTGGGAGAAGTTGCGGCGTGCTGAAGTCGATTTGGAGCGTGTGCGCGTG TGGTACAAGCTGGACGAGCTGTTTGAGCAGGAGCGCAACGTACGCACAGCCATGACTAATCGGGCAGGATTACTGGCCCTGATGCTGCATCAAACGATCCAGCATGACCCACTCACTACCGACCTGCGCTCCAGTGCTGACCGCTGA